A single genomic interval of Asinibacterium sp. OR53 harbors:
- the rplO gene encoding 50S ribosomal protein L15: MKLHTLKPAEGATHREKRLGRGEASGKGGTSTKGNKGGQSRAGYKSKMAHEGGQMPIQRRIPKRGFKNNNRIEFKVFNLGQIEQLAEKYGFTEISLENLYINGLIGRTDKVKVLANGELKAKLSFKVNAASEKAKTAIEAAGGSLEIVK; encoded by the coding sequence ACACGCTCAAGCCCGCAGAAGGCGCAACACACAGGGAAAAACGTTTAGGACGTGGTGAAGCATCCGGTAAAGGCGGTACTTCAACGAAAGGTAACAAAGGCGGACAAAGCCGCGCAGGTTATAAAAGCAAAATGGCACACGAAGGTGGTCAGATGCCTATCCAGCGCCGTATCCCCAAACGCGGATTCAAGAATAATAACCGCATTGAATTCAAAGTATTCAACCTGGGTCAGATCGAGCAACTGGCAGAAAAATACGGTTTTACAGAAATCTCACTGGAAAATCTCTATATCAATGGCTTGATCGGCCGTACCGATAAAGTGAAGGTATTGGCCAATGGTGAACTGAAAGCAAAACTCAGTTTCAAAGTAAACGCTGCAAGCGAAAAAGCAAAAACTGCTATCGAAGCTGCAGGCGGAAGCCTTGAAATTGTAAAGTAA